In a single window of the Centropristis striata isolate RG_2023a ecotype Rhode Island chromosome 18, C.striata_1.0, whole genome shotgun sequence genome:
- the naga gene encoding alpha-N-acetylgalactosaminidase — protein sequence MHLTVLLFVSALSVATFALDNGLMRTPPMGWLAWERFRCDIDCENDPKNCIGENLFIDMADRLAEDGWRELGYVYVNIDDCWSSMQRDKDGRLQADPKRFPGGIHKLARYMHDRGLKLGIYGDMGTHTCGGYPGTTLDKIETDAQTFADWEIDMFKFDGCYSNASVQEEGYPRMSKALNATGRPIGYSCSWPAYQGGLPPKVNYTQLGEICNLWRNYGDIQDSWSSVLSITDWFFENQDVLIPAAGPGRWNDPDMLVVGDFGLSMEQSRTQMALWAIMAAPLFMSNDLRTISSEARNILQNKMAISINQDVLGIQGRRILKEKSGIQVFWRPLANDASALVFFSRRTDMPYRYQTSLSKLNYTTGNYKIYDVFTEKTMVLKDSTDFVVSVNPTGVVMWYVGAPAKRNFRQFYRGGRLQGSAYDDEDNTIKEFFL from the exons ATGCATTTGACGGTGCTTCTGTTTGTATCGGCGCTCTCTGTGGCGACCTTCGCCCTCGACAATGGATTGATGAGGACCCCTCCGATGGGCTGGTTGGCCTGGGAACGATTCCGCTGTGACATTGACTGTGAAAACGACCCCAAGAACTGCATCGG TGAGAACCTGTTCATCGACATGGCAGACAGACTGgcagaggatggatggagggaacTTGGATATGTGTATGTGAACATAGATGACTGCTGGTCCTCCATGCAGAGAGACAAGGACGGGCGGCTGCAGGCTGACCCTAAAAG ATTCCCAGGAGGCATCCATAAACTGGCACGCTACATGCATGACAGGGGTCTCAAGCTGGGGATCTACGGGGACATGGGGACACACACATGTGGCGGCTACCCCGGCACAACACTGGACAAAATCGAGACGGACGCTCAGACCTTCGCCGACTGGGAAATTGATATGTTTAAATTTGACGGCTGTTATTCTAACGCCTCAGTGCAAGAGGAGG GTTACCCTCGCATGTCAAAGGCTTTAAATGCTACGGGCCGTCCCATTGGCTACTCCTGCAGTTGGCCGGCCTACCAGGGTGGCCTGCCACCTAAG gtCAACTACACTCAGTTGGGCGAGATCTGCAACCTGTGGCGCAACTACGGCGACATCCAGGACTCCTGGTCCAGTGTCCTAAGCATCACTGACTGGTTCTTTGAAAACCAAGATGTCCTGATACCTGCAGCTGGACCCGGAAGGTGGAATGACCCTGATATG CTGGTTGTTGGTGACTTCGGCCTCAGCATGGAGCAGTCTCGGACTCAGATGGCTCTGTGGGCGATTATGGCCGCTCCTCTTTTCATGTCCAACGACCTGCGCACCATCAGCAGCGAGGCCCGCAACATCCTGCAGAACAAAATGGCCATCAGCATCAACCAGGACGTCCTGGGCATCCAGGGAAGACGCATTTTAAAG GAGAAGAGTGGCATCCAGGTGTTCTGGCGTCCCCTGGCAAACGATGCCAGTGCGTTGGTCTTCTTCAGTCGTCGTACTGACATGCCCTACCGCTACCAGACTTCCCTCAGCAAACTCAACTACACCACCGGCAACTACAAG ATCTATGATGTCTTCACTGAAAAGACCATGGTGCTGAAAGACTCCACTGACTTTGTGGTGTCGGTGAACCCGACGGGTGTGGTCATGTGGTACGTGGGTGCGCCCGCCAAACGTAACTTTCGCCAGTTCTACAGAGGCGGCAGACTCCAGGGATCTGCATACGATGATGAGGACAACACCATTAAAGAGTTCTTCCTCTGA
- the LOC131991060 gene encoding uncharacterized protein LOC131991060 yields MAETSLGAFGAVKTILQSAAAGFAFGEAALFAVDPALSEDGVLLNAATLAAGRAGSTGVGVVMACLVFTSLLISLGIGFLLSAMLMKLWTKVGVMSVPWLAEATTGASMVVGAVTTGVLAGVLPPWIYIVAQGILVLVVYSYSNINDMTTALLIIFTTLYLSVLYGRMGVMVGLFVMGLTISVLCALRKAFTERMTQRPKSKTGCKLLERIFFYSVFVGILGFLVGLGAGEAGEGSEAEVVLMLQSVLWVAFLSAGLLGAGLGTVAMVGLGPDAAGKVAVGAALISSVALRAILQLSSSLGTRSSTGGALGAATAAGVSLGAASVAAKKLFGSRNSTLAALGSVAVGAVLAVQCVALKATLLTTSELITVTLVAVGAFVLGAPKSPFHTQVNLQRGLLTGPELIKGIGMETVTAAAAPIGAGALGAAALGTAALGRLGTVGVLVAILLALGSALSDMIGKPAATTSTHTD; encoded by the exons ATGGCAGAAACCAGCCTGG GTGCTTTTGGTGCAGTGAAGACGATCCTTCAGAGTGCAGCAGCAGGTTTTGCTTTCGGAGAAGCTGCGTTATTTGCAGTTGACCCCGCACTGAGTGAAGATGGCGTCCTGCTGAATGCTGCAACTCTGGCTGCTGGACGAGCCGGTTCCACGGGTGTCGGTGTGGTGATGGCGTGCCTCGTGTTCACCTCGCTGCTCATCTCTCTGGGAATCGGTTTCCTCCTCTCTGCCATGCTGATGAAGCTGTGGACCAAAGTCGGTGTGATGTCGGTGCCATGGTTAGCGGAGGCCACGACAGGAGCCTCTATGGTAGTGGGCGCTGTCACTACTGGAGTGTTAGCGGGCGTTCTTCCACCATGGATATACATTGTAGCCCAAGGCATTCTGGTCCTTGTAGTCTACTCCTACTCCAATATTAACGACATGACCACAGCTCTGTTAATCATCTTCACCACGCTGTACCTCAGTGTCTTATACGGAAGAATGGGCGTCATGGTTGGACTCTTCGTCATGGGATTGACCATCTCTGTGCTTTGCGCCCTTCGGAAGGCTTTTACAGAGAGGATGACACAAAGACCGAAATCTAAAACCGGGTGCAAACTATTGGAGAGGATCTTTTTCTACTCAGTTTTTGTGGGgattctgggctttttagtaggtTTGGGGGCAGGTGAAGCAGGCGAAGGGTCTGAAGCAGAGGTGGTTTTAATGCTACAGTCTGTCCTCTGGGTGGCGTTTCTTTCTGCAGGGCTGCTCGGAGCAGGCTTGGGAACAGTGGCCATGGTCGGGCTGGGGCCAGACGCGGCTGGGAAGGTCGCAGTGGGAGCTGCTTTAATATCATCAGTTGCCCTGAGAGCCATTCTCCAGCTGAGCTCTTCTTTAGGGACCCGAAGCAGCACGGGGGGAGCATTAGGAGCAGCTACAGCTGCAGGGGTGTCACTCGGAGCTGCAAGCGTTGCAGCTAAAAAGTTGTTCGGGTCTAGAAATTCAACTTTAGCAGCTTTAGGTTCAGTTGCTGTTGGTGCAGTACTGGCAGTGCAATGTGTTGCACTGAAAGCAACACTTCTCACAACATCAGAACTAATAACTGTCACCCTTGTTGCAGTAGGAGCATTTGTTCTGGGTGCACCAAAGAGCCCGTTTCATACTCAGGTGAATCTACAAAGAGGCCTTCTCACGGGGCCAGAGCTAATTAAAGGAATCGGCATGGAGACGGTCaccgcagcagcagcacctaTCGGAGCTGGGGCACTTGGAGCTGCAGCGCTGGGTACTGCAGCTCTGGGGAGGCTGGGGACTGTGGGAGTTCTGGTGGCTATATTGTTGGCTTTGGGAAGTGCTCTTAGTGACATGATAGGAAAACCAGCAGCgacaacaagcacacacacagactga